From Paenibacillus sp. FSL H8-0537:
AGACCGCATCGCTGGCAACGATGCGGTCAGGGGTACAGTCCGCGCACACGGAGCGAATGCGGAGGAGCACGGCGTCTGAATCTACCTCTAAAAATCCTCACCGAATACGCTTCTTCAGCCCTTTAATCAAAGATTCGGACATCCCCTGATGGATTGGCGAGGTAAACGAGGCAAATCCCCCTAGGCTCTTCCCTATTGCCTCGATAATTTTTGAACCATCTGATTCAAAAATAAATCCATCTCCGAACTATTTTCTAAGTTAATGAATTCCGATTTCAGGATTTGGTGCCTCATGACTTCGTAATAATCGGACAATGCCTGCTTCAGCGACAAATGATGGAGCATCAGCAGCTTGGGATCAATCATTTTCCTGAGCATCGTGTCCATTTGAATGAGGAGGATCACCGGATTCAAGTGCTGAAACACATCATTTTTCATCCCCCTGTCAAAAAACTCCCTCACCTGCTCATTGCGCATCTCAACCTCACTTGAAAGCGTCTCGTACAAGTCGGGATAGATGCTGCCTAACTCCTGCAAGAAAATATCGGACAAGTACACCGCCATCAGCAAAGACTGCTGAAACACTTTATCAAAGGATTTGACATAGGAGTTGTTATCGGTGAGTGGCCAAGCCTGCACCATTTCCGAAATATATTCCACGTAACGACCTACAACCGCTTCAATGATCTCATCCTTGGAAGCAAAATACTTATACATGGTCGCCTTGCTGATGTCCATATATTTAGCTGCATCATCCATCTTCAGCGTAGAAAATCCATTTTTTTGAATCACAGGTATAATCTTTATAATAAGCTTTTGGATGGTTTTATTTCTCTTCTCCAATGCCTGGGATTTCGTATCCATGGGGTAAAGCCTCCTATTTCTTCATGCCTAAAATTATAACTCAATTGTTCAAAAAGTTGAACTTTTTGTACTTATTAAACTTTTAACGACTTTTTAGTTTACTTTTTAGCATTGTTCGTGATATTGTTATTTTCATGAAATGCAAAATTAAAAGGAGGCTTGAACACGATGGAAACTTTGCCCTTGGGTAACCAAGGATTGCAAGTATCCCGTTTGGGATTAGGATGTATGGGAATGTCCGAATTTTATGGAGAAACGGATGATTCTGAGTCTTTAAACACGTTGAATCACGCTCTGGGGTTGGGCATTACGTTTTTTGATACAGCGGATATTTACGGTTATGACGAGGACGGCATCGGGGTAAATGAAAAGCTGGTTGGTAAAGGATTAAGAGCACACCGTCATTCCGTCCAGATCGCAACAAAA
This genomic window contains:
- a CDS encoding TetR/AcrR family transcriptional regulator, with translation MDTKSQALEKRNKTIQKLIIKIIPVIQKNGFSTLKMDDAAKYMDISKATMYKYFASKDEIIEAVVGRYVEYISEMVQAWPLTDNNSYVKSFDKVFQQSLLMAVYLSDIFLQELGSIYPDLYETLSSEVEMRNEQVREFFDRGMKNDVFQHLNPVILLIQMDTMLRKMIDPKLLMLHHLSLKQALSDYYEVMRHQILKSEFINLENSSEMDLFLNQMVQKLSRQ